One part of the Vicinamibacterales bacterium genome encodes these proteins:
- the gcvT gene encoding glycine cleavage system aminomethyltransferase GcvT produces the protein MNALKKTPLHARHRSLGARMVEFGGWDMPVEYSGIVDEHMAVRTRAGLFDVSHMGEIEVAGANALDAVQHITSNDASRLAVNQIQYSALTTPQGTFVDDVLTYKLADDHFMLVVNASNIVKDFHWITEHVREVGGDAVAVNTSSRYALVALQGPVAREVLQSLTGVDLAALKYYWFATGEVAGVRVTISRTGYTGEDGFEVFAPPNAAERVWDAILQAGKPAGVLPAGLGARDTLRLEAAMRLYGNDMDETTTVVEADLGWIVGWKKPEFLGAGVLRQQKAEGAPRRLVGFEMLERAIARHGHDVYADGVKAGVVTSGTQTPFLKKAIGMAYLPVDRTQPGTEFEVDIRGRRARAAVVSMPFYKRAK, from the coding sequence TTGAACGCCCTCAAGAAGACTCCGCTCCACGCCCGTCATCGCTCTCTCGGCGCCCGCATGGTCGAGTTCGGCGGCTGGGACATGCCGGTCGAGTACAGCGGCATCGTCGACGAGCACATGGCGGTGCGGACACGCGCCGGTTTGTTCGACGTGTCCCACATGGGGGAGATCGAGGTTGCCGGCGCCAACGCGCTCGACGCCGTCCAGCACATCACTTCTAACGACGCCTCGCGGCTCGCCGTCAATCAGATCCAGTACTCAGCGCTGACCACCCCGCAGGGGACGTTCGTCGACGACGTGCTGACCTACAAGTTGGCGGACGACCATTTCATGCTCGTCGTCAACGCGTCCAACATCGTCAAGGACTTCCACTGGATTACCGAGCATGTCCGCGAGGTCGGCGGCGATGCCGTGGCTGTCAACACCAGCTCGCGCTACGCCCTCGTGGCGCTGCAGGGGCCGGTGGCCAGAGAAGTGCTGCAGTCGCTGACTGGCGTCGATCTCGCGGCGCTCAAGTACTACTGGTTTGCGACCGGTGAAGTGGCCGGCGTCCGCGTGACGATCTCGCGCACGGGCTACACCGGTGAGGACGGGTTCGAGGTATTCGCGCCGCCCAACGCCGCCGAGCGGGTGTGGGATGCCATCCTCCAGGCAGGGAAACCGGCCGGAGTGCTGCCGGCCGGGCTCGGCGCGCGAGACACGCTGCGCCTGGAAGCCGCGATGCGCCTCTACGGCAACGACATGGACGAGACGACCACGGTCGTAGAAGCGGATCTCGGTTGGATCGTCGGGTGGAAGAAGCCCGAGTTCCTCGGCGCCGGCGTGCTCAGGCAGCAGAAGGCCGAAGGCGCCCCGCGGCGGCTCGTCGGGTTCGAGATGCTGGAACGCGCGATCGCGCGGCACGGCCACGACGTCTACGCCGACGGCGTGAAGGCCGGCGTGGTCACGAGCGGTACGCAGACGCCGTTTCTGAAGAAGGCGATCGGCATGGCCTATCTGCCGGTCGATCGCACGCAGCCCGGAACGGAATTCGAAGTGGACATCCGCGGCCGCCGCGCCAGAGCGGCCGTGGTTTCGATGCCCTTTTACAAGCGAGCAAAGTGA
- the gcvH gene encoding glycine cleavage system protein GcvH, with protein MAYPTDLQYTKDHEWIRLGAPGKDEAQVGITDYAQKQLGDVVYVELPQIGRTLKKGEVFGTIESVKAVSELYSPVGGEVTQVNAALVQNPEQVNKDPHGSWMIAMKVSGDQNDLIDAAAYTDLTK; from the coding sequence ATGGCTTACCCGACCGATCTCCAGTACACGAAGGATCACGAGTGGATTCGCCTGGGTGCTCCCGGCAAGGACGAAGCCCAGGTCGGCATCACCGACTACGCCCAGAAGCAGCTCGGCGACGTCGTCTATGTCGAGCTGCCGCAGATCGGCCGCACGCTGAAGAAGGGTGAAGTCTTCGGCACGATCGAATCGGTGAAAGCGGTCTCGGAGCTGTATAGCCCGGTCGGCGGCGAGGTCACACAGGTCAACGCGGCGCTCGTGCAGAATCCCGAGCAGGTCAACAAGGATCCTCACGGCTCGTGGATGATTGCCATGAAAGTGAGCGGCGATCAGAACGATCTGATCGACGCGGCCGCGTATACGGATCTGACGAAGTGA
- the gcvP gene encoding aminomethyl-transferring glycine dehydrogenase codes for MSTNADPGSRTSDLDTFQRRHIGPDAAQQDEMLRAIGVPSLDALIEQTIPAGIRFARRLSLPPAESEAGYLRRLRHVAARNRVTRSYIGMGYYDTHTPAVILRNIFENPGWYTPYTPYQAEIAQGRLESLLNFQTVVADLTGMEIASASLLDEGTAAAEAMGMFHRVNAKKAPAGQPSVFFVSSRTFPQTIDVLRGRALPLDITLEIGDPETCAFDKAFGLLLQYPDDHGEVRDLEPIIKRAHAAGVLVAVASDLMALTLLVPPGEMGADAVVGNSQRFGVPLGYGGPHAAFFATRESFVRQAPGRIIGVSVDARGRRAYRMALATREQHIRREKATSNICTAQALLANMAAMYAVFHGPKGLRAIGERIHGMARAVEDGLVAAGLRQTNAAYFDTLRIDGATPTAVRAAAESAGLDFRYTGDGAIGISVDETTTIEDVADIVACFTAGNRPLYRAGAPPMIKAPVHLRRTSAYLTHPVFQSHHSETEMMRYIRSLERRDVGLDTSMIPLGSCTMKLNAAAEMLPVTWPEFSRMHPFAPTGHAQGYADVFRDLEAALCEVTGFTGFSLQPNSGAQGEFAGLMVIRAYHRDRGDAQRDIVLIPASAHGTNPASATMAGMRVVVVACDEHGYIELDDLRAKAQQHAAALAALMVTYPSTYGIFEERIREMCAIVHEYGGQVYMDGANMNAQVGLTSPASIGADVCHLNLHKTFAIPHGGGGPGMGPIGVASHLTPYLPGHAVVTVGGPKAIPAISAAPWGSASILLISYGYVRMLGADGMTEATRVAILNANYIKARLEGHYDVLFANHNGRVAHEMIFDLRPFKHGAVPVDEQDVAKRLMDYGFHAPTVSFPVAGTMMIEPTESEPKGEIDRFCDALIAIHGEIAAIVEGRADARNNVLKNAPHTVDMVVADVWDHPYSREQAAFPLPFVREHKVWPSVARIDNPYGDRNLICSCPPMDAYESAATR; via the coding sequence GTGAGCACGAACGCGGACCCCGGATCCAGGACATCGGACCTCGACACGTTTCAGCGGCGACACATCGGACCCGACGCGGCGCAGCAGGACGAGATGCTGCGCGCGATCGGCGTGCCCTCGCTCGACGCGCTCATCGAACAGACGATTCCGGCCGGCATCCGTTTCGCCAGGCGCCTGAGCCTGCCGCCTGCCGAGAGCGAAGCCGGCTATCTGCGGCGTTTGCGGCATGTCGCGGCGAGGAACCGCGTGACGCGGTCCTATATCGGCATGGGCTACTACGACACGCACACCCCCGCCGTAATCCTGCGCAACATCTTCGAGAATCCCGGCTGGTACACTCCCTACACTCCGTACCAGGCGGAAATCGCCCAGGGCCGCCTCGAGTCGCTGCTCAACTTCCAGACGGTCGTCGCCGATCTCACCGGCATGGAGATCGCGTCGGCCTCACTCCTCGACGAGGGCACGGCGGCCGCCGAGGCGATGGGGATGTTCCATCGGGTCAACGCGAAGAAGGCGCCGGCCGGACAGCCGAGCGTGTTCTTCGTCTCGTCGCGCACGTTCCCCCAGACGATCGACGTGCTGCGCGGACGGGCGCTGCCGCTCGACATCACGCTTGAGATCGGCGATCCGGAGACGTGTGCCTTCGACAAGGCGTTCGGCCTTCTCCTGCAGTATCCCGACGATCACGGCGAGGTACGGGACCTCGAACCGATCATCAAGCGGGCGCACGCCGCTGGAGTGCTCGTCGCGGTCGCGAGTGATCTGATGGCGCTGACGCTGCTGGTGCCGCCCGGCGAAATGGGAGCCGACGCGGTCGTCGGCAACTCGCAGCGCTTCGGCGTGCCGCTCGGCTACGGTGGTCCGCACGCGGCGTTCTTCGCCACCCGCGAGTCGTTCGTGCGGCAGGCGCCGGGCCGGATCATCGGGGTGTCGGTCGACGCGCGCGGCAGGCGCGCCTACCGGATGGCGCTGGCGACGCGCGAGCAGCACATCCGCCGCGAGAAGGCGACGTCGAACATCTGCACGGCCCAGGCGCTCCTCGCCAATATGGCGGCGATGTATGCGGTCTTCCACGGGCCGAAAGGGCTGCGCGCGATCGGTGAGCGGATTCACGGCATGGCTCGAGCTGTGGAAGACGGGCTCGTCGCGGCGGGCCTGCGGCAGACGAACGCGGCCTATTTCGACACGCTGCGCATCGACGGGGCGACGCCCACCGCGGTGCGCGCCGCCGCCGAGTCCGCCGGCCTCGACTTCCGGTATACCGGGGACGGCGCGATCGGCATCTCGGTCGACGAAACGACCACAATCGAAGACGTCGCCGACATCGTCGCGTGCTTCACGGCCGGCAACCGCCCGCTCTACCGCGCCGGCGCGCCGCCGATGATCAAGGCGCCGGTGCACCTGCGCCGGACGAGCGCTTACCTGACGCATCCGGTCTTCCAGTCGCATCACTCCGAGACCGAGATGATGCGCTACATCCGCAGCCTCGAGCGGCGGGACGTCGGGCTCGACACGTCGATGATCCCGCTCGGTTCCTGCACCATGAAACTGAACGCGGCCGCCGAGATGCTGCCGGTCACCTGGCCTGAGTTCAGCCGGATGCACCCATTTGCGCCGACCGGCCACGCGCAGGGGTACGCCGACGTGTTCCGCGATCTGGAAGCGGCGCTCTGCGAGGTGACCGGGTTCACCGGCTTCTCGCTGCAGCCGAACTCGGGTGCGCAGGGGGAGTTCGCCGGCCTGATGGTGATCCGCGCCTACCATCGCGACCGAGGCGACGCGCAGCGCGACATCGTACTCATTCCTGCCTCGGCACACGGCACGAACCCGGCGAGCGCGACGATGGCCGGGATGCGGGTGGTGGTGGTGGCGTGCGACGAGCACGGCTACATCGAGCTCGACGACCTGCGCGCCAAGGCCCAGCAGCACGCGGCGGCGCTGGCGGCGCTGATGGTCACCTATCCGTCGACCTACGGCATCTTCGAAGAGCGCATCCGCGAGATGTGCGCCATCGTCCACGAGTACGGCGGACAGGTCTACATGGACGGCGCCAACATGAACGCCCAGGTTGGGCTGACCAGCCCGGCGTCGATCGGCGCCGATGTCTGCCACTTGAACCTGCACAAGACGTTCGCCATCCCGCATGGCGGCGGCGGGCCCGGAATGGGGCCGATCGGCGTCGCGAGCCATTTGACGCCGTACCTGCCGGGCCACGCCGTGGTCACGGTCGGCGGCCCGAAGGCGATCCCGGCGATCTCGGCGGCGCCGTGGGGAAGCGCGAGCATCCTGTTGATCTCCTACGGTTACGTCCGGATGCTCGGCGCGGACGGCATGACCGAGGCGACGCGTGTCGCGATTCTCAACGCCAACTACATCAAGGCGCGCCTCGAGGGACATTACGACGTGCTCTTCGCGAACCACAACGGCCGCGTCGCGCACGAGATGATCTTCGACCTGCGTCCGTTCAAGCATGGCGCCGTGCCGGTCGACGAACAGGATGTGGCGAAGCGGCTGATGGACTACGGCTTCCACGCGCCGACCGTCTCGTTCCCGGTCGCCGGCACCATGATGATCGAGCCGACCGAGAGCGAGCCGAAGGGAGAGATCGATCGCTTCTGCGACGCGCTGATCGCGATCCACGGCGAGATCGCGGCGATCGTCGAAGGACGCGCCGACGCGCGGAACAACGTGCTCAAGAACGCGCCGCACACCGTCGACATGGTCGTGGCCGACGTCTGGGACCATCCCTATTCCCGGGAGCAGGCGGCGTTCCCGCTGCCGTTCGTCCGCGAGCACAAGGTGTGGCCGTCGGTCGCACGGATCGACAATCCGTACGGCGACCGCAATCTAATCTGCTCGTGCCCGCCGATGGACGCGTACGAGTCCGCCGCGACACGCTGA
- a CDS encoding aminotransferase class IV: protein MRGAVYVNGRITSADQAVVPVYDHGFVYGEGVYETMRTYNRVPFLYDRHMRRLRQSAERLALGVPFDDPALLSWIDQTVGAAGDLREAYIRVLHTRGVGDLTYDLRSTPTPTTVIIVKPFEPYPARVYDEGIRVALVDMLRNHPRSVNPIIKSNNLMNNALAMQAAYRAGAEEALMCNYRGELSECSQSNFFLVRGGAALTPTSESGLLEGVTRAFLFELGRELGIDVREETLVPKDLETADEMFITSTTRELSPVVSVDGRPVGDGRVGPVTKKLTALYQQRAQELTRALARQA, encoded by the coding sequence ATGCGCGGAGCAGTCTATGTCAACGGCCGGATCACTTCCGCCGACCAGGCGGTCGTGCCCGTCTACGATCATGGCTTCGTCTACGGCGAAGGCGTCTACGAGACGATGCGCACCTACAACCGCGTACCGTTCCTGTACGACCGGCACATGCGCCGGCTTCGCCAGTCGGCGGAGCGGCTCGCGCTCGGCGTGCCGTTCGACGATCCGGCGCTGCTCTCCTGGATCGACCAGACCGTCGGCGCCGCCGGCGATCTGCGCGAGGCGTACATCCGCGTGCTGCACACGCGCGGAGTCGGAGACCTCACCTACGATCTCCGATCGACGCCTACTCCGACGACGGTGATCATCGTCAAGCCGTTCGAGCCGTACCCGGCGCGCGTCTACGACGAGGGCATCCGCGTGGCGCTCGTCGACATGCTGCGCAACCATCCGCGATCGGTCAACCCGATCATCAAGTCGAACAATCTGATGAACAACGCGCTCGCCATGCAGGCGGCGTATCGCGCCGGCGCCGAAGAAGCGCTGATGTGCAACTACCGCGGCGAGCTGAGCGAGTGCTCGCAGTCGAACTTCTTCCTGGTGCGCGGCGGCGCCGCGTTGACACCGACGTCGGAATCGGGCTTGCTGGAAGGGGTGACGCGCGCGTTCCTGTTCGAGCTGGGGCGCGAGCTCGGCATCGACGTGCGTGAAGAGACGCTGGTGCCGAAGGATCTCGAGACCGCCGACGAGATGTTCATCACCTCGACGACGCGCGAGCTGTCGCCGGTCGTCAGTGTCGACGGCCGCCCGGTCGGCGACGGTCGTGTGGGGCCGGTGACGAAGAAGCTCACCGCGCTCTACCAGCAGCGTGCGCAGGAACTCACCCGCGCGCTGGCGCGTCAGGCCTGA
- a CDS encoding NAD(P)H-hydrate dehydratase, which produces MRVLNTQQMREADRQTIDEIGIPSLVLMENAGRQAVAAMEAAFDDLSSSRVGVLCGRGNNGGDGFVVARTLAQRGIEAVVYILGSVSDVRGDARTNLEILGRVGVTVVEVTNAQEWELHFSEVSECDLIVDAIVGTGFHGPLTGLLETVVADVNGLGVPVVAIDLPTGVSADSHEVDGEAIEASMTVTLAAPKLPLILPPADAHGGDLVIADIGIPASVIDELDGPRLELLTRERMRELVPARAADSHKGDFGRVLVIAGSRGRTGAANLAATGALRSGAGLVTIATARSCLPIVAAMAPEYMTLGLEETEAGTIDFSAADRVLDFKADVIAIGPGLGQDPSTTAFVHAVFERSGVPLVLDADALNAFEDDPERLTGRDGVDVIVTPHPGEMARLLQSSIEDVQADRLEHARDFARRHRCHVVLKGHRTIIAGPEGRSFVNLTGNAGMATGGTGDLLTGMIAAWFAQILDAEAACKLAVYLHGTAGDLAEADEGETALLPSDIATRLGDAVLELTARRRVKRDNN; this is translated from the coding sequence ATGCGCGTCTTGAACACCCAGCAAATGCGCGAGGCCGATCGCCAGACGATCGACGAGATCGGCATTCCTTCCCTCGTGCTCATGGAGAACGCCGGCCGACAGGCCGTTGCCGCGATGGAGGCGGCGTTCGACGACCTGTCGTCGAGCCGGGTCGGCGTCCTGTGCGGACGGGGGAACAACGGCGGCGACGGCTTCGTCGTGGCCCGCACGCTGGCGCAGCGCGGCATCGAGGCCGTCGTCTACATCCTCGGCAGCGTCTCGGACGTGCGCGGCGACGCTCGGACGAACCTGGAGATTCTCGGCAGGGTCGGCGTCACGGTCGTCGAGGTGACCAACGCGCAGGAGTGGGAGCTGCACTTCAGCGAGGTGTCCGAGTGCGACCTGATCGTCGACGCGATCGTCGGCACCGGGTTCCACGGGCCGCTGACCGGTCTGCTCGAGACCGTGGTCGCCGACGTGAACGGGTTGGGTGTGCCGGTAGTGGCGATCGACCTGCCGACCGGCGTCTCGGCCGACTCGCACGAGGTCGACGGGGAAGCCATCGAGGCGTCGATGACGGTGACGCTGGCTGCGCCGAAGCTGCCGCTGATCCTGCCGCCGGCTGATGCGCACGGCGGCGATCTGGTGATCGCCGACATCGGCATTCCCGCCTCGGTCATCGACGAGCTCGACGGGCCCCGGCTGGAGCTGCTGACACGGGAACGGATGCGCGAGCTGGTGCCGGCGCGGGCGGCCGACTCCCACAAAGGGGACTTCGGCCGTGTGCTGGTCATCGCCGGATCGCGAGGCCGCACCGGCGCCGCGAATCTCGCGGCGACCGGCGCACTTCGCTCCGGCGCCGGGCTGGTCACGATCGCCACAGCCAGATCCTGCCTGCCGATTGTCGCCGCCATGGCGCCCGAGTACATGACGCTCGGGCTCGAGGAGACCGAAGCCGGTACGATCGATTTCAGCGCCGCCGATCGCGTGCTCGACTTCAAGGCCGACGTCATCGCGATCGGCCCCGGGCTCGGGCAGGATCCCTCGACGACAGCCTTCGTCCACGCGGTGTTCGAGCGCTCGGGCGTGCCGCTGGTGCTCGACGCCGACGCGCTCAACGCGTTCGAGGACGATCCCGAGCGACTGACCGGACGCGACGGGGTCGACGTGATCGTCACGCCGCATCCCGGCGAGATGGCGCGACTGCTCCAGAGCAGCATCGAAGACGTGCAGGCGGATCGGCTCGAACACGCGCGCGATTTTGCGAGGCGGCACCGCTGCCATGTCGTGCTGAAGGGGCATCGTACGATCATCGCCGGCCCGGAGGGTCGATCGTTCGTGAACCTGACTGGTAACGCCGGAATGGCTACGGGCGGTACCGGCGATTTGCTGACGGGCATGATCGCCGCCTGGTTCGCGCAGATCCTCGACGCCGAGGCCGCATGCAAGCTGGCCGTATACCTGCACGGCACGGCCGGCGATCTCGCCGAAGCGGACGAGGGCGAGACGGCGCTGCTGCCGTCCGACATCGCGACGCGCCTCGGCGACGCCGTGCTCGAGCTGACCGCCCGCCGCCGGGTCAAGCGTGATAACAACTAG
- the tsaE gene encoding tRNA (adenosine(37)-N6)-threonylcarbamoyltransferase complex ATPase subunit type 1 TsaE — protein sequence MITTSEGETEQAGEALAQRLGAGALVLLYGDLGAGKTAFVRGLARGLGASADEVSSPTFTIIQEYRGGRATLYHVDLYRLSPPEIEDLGLDDLIESGGIVAIEWADRWGGRPTAAVEAQLERVDDNRRRIRVHE from the coding sequence GTGATAACAACTAGCGAAGGCGAGACGGAGCAGGCCGGCGAGGCGCTGGCACAACGTCTCGGGGCCGGCGCGCTCGTACTGCTCTATGGGGACCTCGGCGCGGGGAAGACCGCGTTCGTCCGCGGACTGGCGCGCGGACTCGGCGCGTCCGCAGACGAGGTGTCGAGCCCGACCTTTACGATCATCCAGGAATACAGAGGCGGACGCGCGACGCTCTATCACGTCGATCTCTACCGTCTCTCGCCTCCGGAGATCGAAGACCTCGGCCTCGACGATCTCATCGAGAGTGGCGGCATCGTGGCGATCGAATGGGCGGATCGCTGGGGCGGCCGGCCCACCGCGGCAGTCGAAGCGCAGCTCGAGCGTGTCGATGACAACCGGCGGCGAATTCGCGTACACGAGTAG